A region of the Cucurbita pepo subsp. pepo cultivar mu-cu-16 chromosome LG14, ASM280686v2, whole genome shotgun sequence genome:
AACAAAAGCACACTCGATCAGTGCAAAAGTAGTATTGACCGAATAAGTTATAGCAGCAAATCATGTTTCCTTAGAGTGATTCTCCGCGCTTATAAGAAAGGTGCGTTTGAAGAGGGAGCTGTTATTTGTGCTCCCAAGTCAGCTGATCTATCTTTGTGGACTTCAAGGTGATTTATCTTTTCATTACTTCGTTAAAATGTTGCAAAAGTTTGGCACTTAACATTCATTCTATATGTTCATGCAGATCAGCAGACGACGAAAAAGCACTCCGAATTCCCGAATCTGCTGTAAGGCACTACTTCAAACTCAGAGAACAGTCGCCCACAATGTGGGAACTACAATTACCAGAAAATGATGCTGCTGCTGGAGAATCTCACAGGTGGCCCATCGGCTTCATCACCACTGGATTCGTTCACGGAAGGTTCGGATACTTCGGTTATCTCAAAACATAGACTTTATATGTATAATATAGTCTCTGGTTGATTAGGGCAGAGATATCACTGTCTTCCCATAAGATGAGAAAATGTATATCTGTTTATAAAATGGACCAATAATGGTTAAAAGGGAAGCATGggattagagagagaaggcaagccatggatttacagaagagagagagaaggcaagccatggatttacagaagagagagagaagggaagCCATGGATTtacagaagagagagaaaagtgaaagagagagagagaagagacaGTGATGGCTGATTAGACAAATGGTGAAAGAAAAGTGTGCCATTTCCTGAATCACCAAAGCCTGGGATTtgcagctttttttttttttggtttgatatTGATTCAGAAAGTTGAAgctcaaattttataattttaatatgtatTTCACCCCCTCTGTTTtcttatatagttttttttaagcaaGGGCAAAATGTAGAGCCCTAGGTTAACGGACTAAGAGCACTATGGTCGACTTTGAGACTATTTGCAACTTTATGATTGAGATCGAAGCCAAATAATTGAACATAAGTTGGCATCGAgactcgaaaaaaaaaaaaaaaaatagagagagagaaggcaagccatggatttacagaagagagagagaaggcaagccatggatttacagaagagagagaaaagtgaaagagaaagagaggagacAGTGATGGCTGATTAGACAAATGGTGAAAGAAAAGTGTGCCATTTCCTGAATCACCGAAGCCTGGGATTtgcagctttttttttttttggtttgatatTGATTCAGAAAGTTGAAgctcaaattttataattttaatatgtatTTCACCCCCTCTGTTTtcttatatagttttttttaagcaaGGGCAAAATGTAGAGCCCTAGGTTAACGGACTAAGAGCACTATGGTCGACTTTGAGACTATTTGTAACTTTATGATTGAGATCGAAGCCAAACAATTGAACATAGGTTGGCATTGAgactcgaaaaaaaaaaaaagccaaggTTTCCGATTCGACTTTGATCATTATCGACTGGTACTGGTGAGGACTACTCTCTCGTCTTGGATTCCTGGTGAGGACTACTCTCTCGTCTTGGATTCCTGGTGAGGACTACTCTCTCGTCTTGGATTCCTCTTAAGAAAGAGTACTAAGgtgcaatttttttctttttttcgtcCATATGTCCAGCTATTTGTAGCCTGATTTCTTTGGTTAATAAGATCGAAAAGGTTTCTTGGTTCCAGGAGGCCCTGTACATGTTAGAAGCTTTAGGTCTATGTCTCCTCAAATTCAGTCGTAACCACTGGATGAATAGatttaagttaattttaaattatagggAAGTTGCAGAACTTCctatatttagttttcttAATATACTCcgaaaatacattaaaaaatcatttagtatataacatttttactttaaaaaatcattacaaattttaaaaaataaagataaaatggTCATATTTTGACgattaaattatcaaaaataaaataaaaaaataaaaaaaaaatcaaataataaagtGATTTTTAATCTAAgtgaataataaatttcataaatttataataaaattattagagaaaatagaaaatagtaATGTCCCACATCCTTCCAGTTTGTGAGGCCCTATTTTGTTGTGTCCCCAGGACATGCGTTGTAACATGAAATAGTGGTTGACTGCCACTGTCTTGTCTTTTCATccttaaataaattatcattgacttgcttttctttctatttttcttctactccttcaattctaattttaatttcaccCCACTCAACTAGTGGTTAATAATGTTTACCTTCACAATTTACCTCAATCACGCTTCGACATTAGAGTCGAGAATGATGCTCGAGTGACTCAACTACTACGACTACTCACTAATAATCAAGTTAGAGGAGTCTTTAAGAAGAACGATATTCTTAATAATACCGATAAGACCATCTTCACTAATATCAAATGTTCTCAATAATAACCCACGTGATGAAGTACTTGTTTTCGATCCCGAACGCAAACCAACTCAACGAGAAAGGTTAAAACAACCATAGGTTTTGCACCACTTTCGTTCAATATTGTATTAAGAGTGAATAGAGTAGGAAccatttcaattcttttaggTAATTCTTAGCTATCCTATACTGAGAACCCCCTCGTTCGAATATGATATTGGTTCATTGATATATCATTTATTTACTCGGGTGGCACATGCCCACTAACTTCCATCTTGGTTCCTACCCGAACTACATTTTAACGAGAAAAATAccgctcttataccatttgtaacaacctataCCCAGAATTCAATcctttcaatcttttttcaaaTCTAGACATCGAGTTAAGGGTTTGATTGGACCGAGTTTGCATCATTAGGGATTGTTCTTTTGGGGACAAAGGAAAAGGGCAAAAAGTTGGTCAAAATGGGTTGTGCTCATCGGAAACATCTTCCCTTTGCAAAAACAAACCTTACCAACTTTCAcaccttcttcatcttctcctcTATGTTTAATTCAACGTTTATATCAGTTGAGCTATGCTCGTATTGGCAATTAGATGAAATTAGAGTTTCCATAAacttatttatgtttaatctAACGTTTATATCAATTGAGCTATGCTCGTATTGGTAATGAGATTCCCATAAACTTCTTTAGGTTTAATCTAACGTTTATATCAGTTGAGCTATGCTCGTATTGGGTAatttaaattagggttttcataAACATCAACAAAAcccatcaaactttcatttaaacccttcaatttctttattttttttcatacaaCTCCCCAGTTCTATATAATTTCCCCTATAAAACCCCTTAATTCCCTTCAAATCTCTCACTccatctctttcttcttcttcatcttcttcttcttcttcttctcagaACCCTGGTTCGAAATTTGAAGGCATCCCAGGCCTTCCATGGCTATGGAACTTACAACCAAGCTCCATATCTGAATTGGGTCGTGCAAAGTTTGAAACTTTAGGCGTAAAAGAGGGAGCTTTCTTTAGTCCACTAATGGGAGGCGGTGAGATTCAATTAGCTGCTGACTCATTCATCCAAATATTGAGTTCAAAATGGCTCATTAAATGAGTGAATGACGCAGGAGACAGATTGAATCTTAAACCTTCCTTTCTTGGACTGAAGGGAGCTCCCTTAATCTTCCCTTCTccattctttattctttatttttttgtgtgtgtagCTGATACAGGCACGGCGGAGAACGGCGGAGGACGGCGGTGGACGGCGGTggtgaattagggtttcagaGAACGATGGTGGAGAATGAACTGGTGGTGGTACACGCATTACGACAACTCGGCTTTCGACATTGCCCTCATGGCTGCAGCAACAAGTTCCTAGACATGTCTCCTTTTCACTTCACTGTTATTTACCATTTTGCCCTCCCTATTCccttttttgtctttttatatatgtatttaattctaattatcgaaatattattgttgttaaattttatattatatataataaaacatttttatattcatgcaatttaaattataaaagataaaatatttaacaagaaaaaaaaaaaaaaagaagaaagtacATGTCTCCTTATTTACCATTTTGCCCTCACTATaccctttttgtctttttatatatgtatttaattctaattatcgtcttcttcttcttcttctcagaACCCTGGTTCGAAATTTGAAGGCATCCCAGGCCTTCCATGGCTATGGAACTTACAACCAAGCTCCATATCTGAATTGGGTCGTGCAAAGTTTGAAACTTTAGGCGTAAAAGAGGGAGCTTTCTTTAGTCCACTAATGGGAGGCGGTGAGATTCAATTAGCTGCTGACTCATTCATCCAAATATTGAGTTCAAAATGGCTCATTAAATGAGTGAATGACGCAGGAGACAGATTGAATCTTAAACCTTCCTTTCTTGGACTGAAGGGAGCTCCCTTAATCTTCCCTTCTccattctttattctttatttttttgtgtgtgtagCTGATACAGGCACGGCGGAGAACGGCGGAGGACGGCGGTGGACGGCGGTggtgaattagggtttcagaGAACGATGGTGGAGAATGAACTGGTGGTGGTACACGCATTACGACAACTCGGCTTTCGACATTGCCCTCATGGCTGCAGCAACAAGTTCCTAGACATGTCTCCTTTTCACTTCACTGTTATTTACCATTTTGCCCTCCCTATTCccttttttgtctttttatatatgtatttaattctaattatcgaaatattattgttgttaaattttatattatatataataaaacatttttatattcatgcaatttaaattagaaaaggtaaaatatttaaccagaaaaaaaaaaaaaaggaaatattggAAAGTACATGTCTCCttaatttaccattttaccctCACTAttcctttttgtctttttatatatgtatttaattctaattatcgaaatattattgttgtttaattttgtattatatataataaaacatttttatattcatgcaatttaaattagaaaagataaaatatttaataagagaAAAGGGTAATGTTGGAAAGTACATTTTTCtcgaaaatgaataaaataaaataaaaaaatcccaCGCACAGGTTTAAGtacaaattcttgtgtttaattagtttaataaaaacaaatcctGTTGTTTTTCATCCCAAGATTTGGATTTAtcctctttaattatttaatatatttatttatttttatttatttttttatttttggaaacaATAGTTGTAGTGTACTTGAAACGAAatcttattataaaaattagtttttaatctaatttttaatttttatgatattttttaaaattacgaggcgagtgaaaattattatataaactaatacgaatattaatttacttttaattaatatataattttaagatttgatttatttaatttggagGGAAGGGTACTTTgataatttgaattatatcaattaataaaaaaagtgaatatttaaaaaaaaaaaaaaaatttggcctttattgtaaaataaaataaaataaaataaacctaattttttaatcttcctcTCACTATCCCATGCTTCGCgccactttcttcttcttcttaacgTCGTCTCCTCATCGCTTGGTgtcgccaccgccgccgccgccgtcttTCGTCACTGCAGCGTCCTCCAAGCGGTCCTGCGCCGTTTTCTACACTGTTGTTGTTACTGGTATTCCTCCGATCTGCATATGTCTTTCTTCTCACTTGGAAAACACGAATTAAGACTGGTCTAATGAAAGAATGGAGGAGttgttgtttaatttatatatcgTTAATAAGAATAGCCGAATGGCGACGAGGAAAAAGGCCTTGTGGTTATGGGGGCGTGGGTGTACTGCCGTTTTGATTTGCTGCAATTGAGGCTTCGATCGCTGTGCTCAGCTGGAAGTTACCTTTTCTCCGCGATCATGAATTTTACAGCATCTCCCTTCTACTTTATTTATCAGAGGATCATTCGAAGTAGTCTATCTGATTCGCTTTTTAATTCCTAGGTTGTAGGAGTTATTTTAATTGACCAATATCAaccatatttatatttgtagaCTGCAGTTGGAGTGAAGACAATGTGTGTGGGTTTCTCttgataaatttgaaattctctTGGATTAACCTATACGATAACCAATGATTCTTTAAATTAAGCAGAAACAGGAGCCGTATATATATgctttgaatttcatttgcttGATTCAAGAAGCCTTAGATACTGTTCAGGGTAGATTAGATATACCTTAAACCTTTTGGATGAAATATTTGTGTTACGCCTTTTGATGTCTAATTTCTTCTTGTTAACAGCAAGGATATTACGTCTGGGTTATGTTCTGATCTGTGTGTTTCTTTACCTTCTAGCTTAATGAGTGGCATTGAGTAACTTACGccttttgtttatgatttcaTCCAGGTTGCATCTAGATCCTGTATGTTTCACGTGGGTTTTCAGAATCCAAATTGATCCGATTGCCTCAAATTACAATGGCTGATTCCACGTGAGCTCACTCTTTTCCTTGCTTGCTAAGTTTCATATGTCCCCCCGGCAAATGGAAAAGTATGttattttctaaaagaaatttgatcaAGAATTTTCTGCATAACAGGTCTAGGATATGTGTGAAGAATTTGCCCAAGTTCATAGATGACAATCGCCTTCGTACTTTGTTCTCTGAAAAGGGAGAGATTACAGATGTTAAGCTTATGCGGACCAAGTATTTTTCATATCCCATTCTTGATTCGTTTGAATGTCTCTGCCTCTGGTTGTGTCATTTTGAATCTTACAGGATATCATAATGATTTTACTTCATAGATTTTGGTTACAGTtgctatttttcttcttaatttttttttcaagggaTGGGAAGAGCCGACAATTTGCTTTCATTGGGTTTCGCACGGAGCATGAAGCTCAAGCAGCGATACAATACTTCAACAAATCTTTTCTCAGTACTCACAGGATCGCCTGTGAGGTCTGTAGTACTCTTTCGCCTTGTATcagtttttctatttcttgttattttacattattggtgatgtttcatatttttgcttttggtCCGGGGAAGTTTTCTGCTTGTGATCTTTTGTTACTATAGAAATTTGAACTCTTCACTCCAACCATATAGTACCAAAACATCAAATGATTGATGATTAGCACCAATCACAATACTATTAAAACACAATACAAGGCAGATGTGATTTTTTCCGGAAATTAAAGGATGTAATCTATGCTGCTTTCTTTTGATTATTTGTTGCTATTCTTCTTGAGAACATTATTATGTATGTGTCGGGCTGTTTGTTCATTCATTAGCTTCAAGTGCTCAAATAAGACGTAGAAAAGTATACGTATTAGTTGGAGTTATAACGATATTGAATTGAAGGTATGCTCTTAGCAAAATTTAAGAGGATAGTGGAAAACTAAAGGGTTTAGGATCATGAGAGTTTAGAAGCATCTCATATCAAACACATTAGATTTCTTGATGGTTCCATTGGTTTAGTGATTCGGTCTTTTATTTGCCTCCTAAACCCTAACACCTTTTGATTCTTCCAGAATGTATCAAACCTTAGTTTACCTATTGCTACGATTATTGCTAATGAAGTGTCATCTCGCATTTGTGTGGGCATTTGTTTAAGGTGAAGACTATATCACTTTAGTTATTTGGATTACATATAGGAAAAACTACTATTTGTTGGATGGAGAGGAATAGAAGGAtctttgaagaaaagaattttAGATTTCGTTGACCTTTGGGACCTTATCAAATGCCTAGCTTCTATTTggtgtaactttttttttttcttttttacttttagacAATTGGTTGCCTTTGAAGCCCTGTGATGGCTAGGGAGGTGGCTTATCTTCCACTTTTGTTTTGATCTTTCAGTGATGTTATTTCGGTTTCAAtttgagaaaagaaagtgATTATACAAGATggtttcatatattttctttgatcgAGTTGTGTTGCAATGGCAATGCCTGGTCATTTTGCAAAGTATGTTGATTAAGTATTCTGTGTATGAGATCTTTAGTTGGAATCATATCTTTGATAAGGTTGAATTGTTTTGCTTGTGTAAAGATAATCAATTAGAGTGCATAGGTAGTGAAGAAATGTTCCCTGAAGCCCTGAGGATATGAAGATACATACGTTGACTTTATAATTACTAAAccctacttttcttttctcagagTGCATGGAAAGTCGGGGATCCAAAAATTCCCCGACCTTGGAGTAAACATtcgaaagaaaagaagggcATTAAGGATGGGATGGAAGTTGAAGATgacaaaaatttaagttttttggGGTCTAAAGAAGAGGGTGATGACCTTAAATTGAGTATTCAAGATGATGACCCTAAAATCCAAGAGTTTCTTCAAGTGACACAACCTCGGGTTAATTCAAAAGTGTGGGCAAATGACATTTTGATGGCTCCAGAAACTAATCAAAACggaaaaggaaaggagaaacCAAGTCACATGAAAAAGATAGATGGAAAAAAACTGAAGTTGGTGAATGTTGATGGAGATAAAGCTGAGGAAATGAAAACTTCATTGCATACTAACTCTGCACATGATGATAAAATTTCGGATATGGAATATTTTAACAGCAGGGTGACGAAAAAATGGTCAGATTCAGAGACCAGTGATGATGATAATATTGATGAGGATgctaaaaatgagaatgaaactataaagaaaaaaatggagatgaAGGATGTTCAGATGGTAGATTCNGGATGAAactattaagaaaaaaatggagatgaAGGATGTTCAGATGGTAGATTCCAAGTTACCACTAGAAACAGAGGCCGAAGAAGAGGACCATTCCAATCATTGTGATGCAGATTTACTCCACATGGAGGAATCCTCTTCAATTCTGGAAGATAAGAAGGATGAAATGCTGGAGAACGGGAGACTCTTTGTTCGTAATCTTCCATATGCAGCGACGTAATAATCTTTTCTGCAATTATTCAACTGTGccaattctttgtttttgtttaaatttcattcatacAAATTTGCTGTAAATAGAgggattttaaaaatatgttttttgaGCTTTTATCATCAGCGAAGAAGAGTTAGAAGAGCACTTCCGAAAATATGGCACTGTCTCGGAGGTACATATTGTAGTTGATAAAGATACAAGACGTTCTAAAGGCATTGCTTATATCCTTTACGGTCATCCAGAATTTGCAAAAAGGTAACCGATTGGTGAATGAAAATGTTTTACTCGCGTAACTGTTCCTATTT
Encoded here:
- the LOC111810402 gene encoding multiple RNA-binding domain-containing protein 1-like — protein: MADSTSRICVKNLPKFIDDNRLRTLFSEKGEITDVKLMRTKDGKSRQFAFIGFRTEHEAQAAIQYFNKSFLSTHRIACESAWKVGDPKIPRPWSKHSKEKKGIKDGMEVEDDKNLSFLGSKEEGDDLKLSIQDDDPKIQEFLQVTQPRVNSKVWANDILMAPETNQNGKGKEKPSHMKKIDGKKLKLVNVDGDKAEEMKTSLHTNSAHDDKISDMEYFNSRVTKKWSDSETSDDDNIDEDAKNEDETIKKKMEMKDVQMVDSKLPLETEAEEEDHSNHCDADLLHMEESSSILEDKKDEMLENGRLFVRNLPYAATEEELEEHFRKYGTVSEVHIVVDKDTRRSKGIAYILYGHPEFAKRALEELDSSIFQGRLLHVMPAQLRKTFEKPEENILEDQRSKSFKKKREEERKASEASGNTRAWNSLFMRPDTIYAYGDYSAYSFTSLFILSIQSIYLLLPLSYFLQSRSLFVKNLNFKTSDESLRKHFSEHMKGGRILSAKVKKHIKKGQHVSMGFGFLEFDSVETATSVCSNWQGTVLDGHAVMLQMCHVKKDNQGQRKVDKEKSSTKLLVRNVAFEATGKDLRQLFSPYGQIKSLRLPMKFGKHRGFAFVEFVTKQEAQNAFQALSNTHLYGRHLVLERAKEGESLEQLRARTAAQFSNDQGKSQNPILSKKRKQRAE